From the genome of Clavibacter nebraskensis NCPPB 2581:
TGGCTCGTGGTGGCGCCGACGGCGCTCGTCGTGGCCGTCTCGAGCGTCGATTCACCGGCGACCGACGACTGGTCCGGCGGCGCCCTGTACCTCGCCCTCATGTGCGCCCTGATCGCCCTGTCCACGCGGGAGCTCGTGCTGCTGGACGCCGGGCTGTCGCGCACCCGCTGGCCGCTGATCACGGCTTCCGGGGCGCTCGCGCTGTACTACGCCGTGCGCTTCGTCGTCTTCGTCGCGAGCGGGCCGCGGAGCGAGCTGTTCGGGGCCTGGTTCGGCACGCCGTCCACGACCCTGATCACCCTCGTGCTGCTCGTCGTGGTGTCCTTCAGCATGGCGTCCTTGAGCGGCGAGCAGGTGGCGAGGATGTTCGCCGCCCGTGCCGCACGATCCCGCCAGGAGCTCGTGGACGGCGGAGGCGTGCAGCGGCGGCTCCTCCCCCAGGCCGTGCCCGACCTGCCCGGCTACGACGTCGCCGGCTCGTGCGTGCCGAGCGGCGCGGTCAGCGGTGACTTCTTCGACTGGAAGGCGACTCCGAACGGCCTCGTCGTCACGCTCGCCGACGTCATGGGCAAGGGCGTGGGCGCCGCCATGATCGCCGCGACAGTGCGCGCCGCCCTGCGCATCGCCTCCCCCGAGCACGACCCCGCGGGCACGCTCACGGTCGTCGACCGCACCCTGGAGTCCGACCTCGATGTGAACGACGCCTTCGTCACCCTCCTCCACCTCCGCCTCGAAGCGTCCACCGGCGAGGTGGCCGTCGTGGACGCCGGTCACGGACTCGGCGTCGTGTGCCGCGTCGACGGTACGCGGGAGTCCGTACCGTCCCTCAACCTCCCGCTCGGCGCACTCGGGACGCAGCAGTGGGCCACGAGCACCGTGCGCCTCGATCCCGGCGACCTCCTGCTCACCTGCAGCGACGGGGTGCTGGACCTCTTCGACGGGACGCTCGCGTCGCTGGACACGGCCGCGCTCACCGCCATGGCCGCGGAACCCACGGCCCACGCGGCCGTCTGCAGCCTCACGCGACTGGCTGCCGAGGGGACGCCGCCCGACGACGTGACGGTGGTCGCCATCCGGCGCACGACCGACGCGCCCTGAGGAACGGCGCCGCTGCGCGCGGCGCTCGGCGATCACGTGGTCCGGGGCCCACCCGGACGTCGATGCGCTGCCCGCATCCCCGGCCGCGGAGAGCGCGGGCACGGTCCATGAGCGATCACCGCCCGCGGACGTCACCGCGCGGCCGGCTGCTGTCGACGTGGTCGGCGCGCGGTCTGAACGCGACGATGCCCGGCTCCCATGGGGGCCGGGCATCGAGGAGTGCGAGGTGGATCAGCGCAGGAGCTTCTTGTAGAACTCCGCCGTACGCTCGTAGCCGAGGCGCTTGTAGAAGTCGCCGGCGCGACGCGTGCTCATGGTGATCTGCCCGACGCCGCGGTCACCGCACAGGCGCTCGACTGCACGGACCAGGGCCGAGCCCGTCCCGGCGCTGCGGGCCGTCGTGTCCACCACGAGCTCCTCAAGGTGCGCGCTCAGTCCGCCCGCGTACAGGAGACGCGACACGACGAGGTAGGCGTACCCCACGACCGTCCCCGCGTCCTCCGCTATGAGGAGGACGTCGCGCCCCTCGTCCTTGTTCGCGCGCAGGATGTGGGAGAAGGTGACGTCGAAGTCGTCCCGTGTCGCCGGGGCGTTGATCATGTCCAGCTGCTGGCAGAGCGCGAACACCGCGTCGCCGTCCGAGGCCTGGGCGTGCCGGATGTCGACCATCGGATCAGCGGGCGAAGTAGCCGCGGTAGTACTCGTAGGTCCAGCCCACGAGCGCGATGAGCGCGAGCCCACCGCCGATGATGGCGATCCAGATGCCCACGGCGAGGCCGAGGAACACCGATGCGGCACCGGCGGCGAGGATCACGGGCCACCAGCTCCACGGGCTGAAGAATCCGAGCTCCGGGTCGCCGTCGTCGACGTTCGCGTCGCTGCGGTCCTCCGGCAGCTCCCCGTTCTGCGCGGCGTACAGCCGTGCCACGAAGAAGCCGATGAACGCCGCCAGCGCACCCGAGAGCGCGATGGTGAGCGTGCCGACCCACTCGACCGTGCCCTGGTCGATCAGGTGCCAGATCGTGTACGCACCCGCCGCGATGACGAAGAAGACCGCGAGGACGTAGAAGAGGTTCCTATTGGCGCGCACGTCACTTCACCTTGTCGCTGGAGATGTCGTAGGTCGCGGCATCGGGAGCGTCCTTGGCCGGACCGATTCCCACGGGTATGCCCGCCTCGGGGTGGTTGAGGTCGAAGGCCGGGGCCTCCGAGCGGATCCGCGGGATGGACGTGAAGTTGTGCCGCGGCGGCGGGCACGAGGTCGCCCACTCGAGCGAGCGGCCGTAGCCCCACGGGTCGTTCACGGTGACGCGCGGAGCCGTGCGGGCGGTGATCCAGACGTTCAGGAAGAACGGGATCATCGACAGCGCGAGGATGCCGGCGCCGATGGTGGACAGCTGGTTCATCCACGTGAAGTCGTCCTCGGGCTGGTACGTCGCGTAGCGACGCGGCATGCCCATGACGCCCAGCCAGTGCTGGATGAGGAACGTGGTGTGGAAGCCGATGAACAGCAGCCAGAAGTGGACCTTGCCGAGGCGCTCGTTGAGCATCCTGCCCGTCCACTTCGGCCACCAGAAGTAGAAGCCCGAGAACATGGCGAACACGACGGTGCCGAAGACCACGTAGTGGAAGTGCGCGACGACGAAGTAGGTGTCGGACACGTGGAAGTCGAGTGGAGGCGACGCCAGGATGACGCCGGTCAGACCACCGAACGTGAACGTGATGAGGAAGCCGATGGCCCAGAGCATGGGCGTCTCGAACGTGACCGAGCCGCGCCACATGGTGCCGATCCAGTTGAAGATCTTCACGCCGGTGGGGACCGCGATGAGCATGGTCATGAGCGAGAAGAACGGCAGCAGCACGGAGCCCGTGACGTACATGTGGTGCGCCCACACCGTGACCGAGAGGGCCGCGATGGAGATGGTGGCGTACACGAGCGTCTTGTACCCGAAGATCGGCTTGCGGCTGAAGACCGGGAAGACCTCGGACACGATGCCGAAGAACGGCAGCGCGATGATGTACACCTCGGGGTGCCCGAAGAACCAGAAGAGGTGCTGCCAGAGGATGGCGCCGCCGTTGGCCGGGTCGTAGATGTGCGCGTCGAAGATGCGGTCGGCGCCGAGGCCGAACAGCGCGGCCGCGAGGACCGGGAACGCCATGAGCACGAGGATCGACGTCACGAGGATGTTCCACGTGAAGATCGGCATGCGGAACATGGTCATGCCGGGGGCGCGCATCGTGATGATGGTCGTGACGAAGTTGACCGCACCGAGGATGGTGCCGAAGCCGCTGAGCGCGAGGCCCATCACCCAGAGATTGCCTCCCAACCCTGGCGAGAACGTCGTGCTGGACAGCGGCGCGTACGCGAACCATCCGAACGAGGCCGCGCCGGCCGGGGTGAGGAAGCCGGCGACCGCGATGAGCGAGCCGAAGTTGAACAGCCAGTACGCGAACGCGTTGAGACGCGGGAACGCGACATCGGGTGCGCCGATCTGCAGCGGCATGAGCACGTTGGCGAAGCCGGCGAAGAGCGGCGTCGCGAACATCAGCAGCATGATCGTGCCGTGCATGGTGAAGAGCTGGTTGTACTGCTCCTTCGTCTCCACCACGTGCAGGCCCGGTTCGAAGAGCTGGGCGCGGATGACGAGCGCCATGACCCCGCCGAGGCAGAAGTAGAGGAACGAGGTGATCAGGTACAGGTACCCGATCGTCTTGTGGTCGGTGGAGGTGATCCAGTTGACCACGACGTTGCCACGACGCTCGGCCCTGCCGGAGCCGTCGAGGACCTTCGCCTGGCCCGCGGGGATCGCGGTGGGACGGTTCAGTGTCGATGTCACGATGTGTGCCCTACTTCTCGGACGACTCGGTGGTGGCCGGCACATCGGTGCCGGGGAGGTTCTGCAGGCGGTCGTAGTCCTTGCCGAGGTCTCCGGCGAAGCCGGCCGCCTTCTGCTTCTCGATGTAGGCGTTGTACTCGTCGATGGAGACGACCTTCACCTGGAAGAGCATGAGGGAGTGGTACTCGCCGCAGAGCTCGGCGCACTTGCCCATGAACGTGCCCTCCTTCTCCGGGATGAACGTCATGTAGTTCGTCTTGCCGGAGATGAGGTCCTTCTTGTAGAGGAAGTCCACGACCCAGAAGGAGTGCAGTGTGTCGCGCGTGTTGAGCTCGAGCTCGACCTTCGTGTTGACCGGCAGGTAGAGCGTGGGGAGCTTGTCCTTGTCGATGGAGCCCTGGGGGCCGTTCGGGTCGTCGACCGCCTGGACGCCCTGCTCGTACGCGCCGCCCTCGATCGGCTGGCCGGCCTCGGTCTCGCCGCCCAGGTAGTTGAAGTCCCACGCCCACTGCTTGCCGAAGACCTGGACCTTGACCTCGGGCTTGTCGAAGCGGGCCTCGATGGCGGCCTGGTCCTTGGCGGTGAACGCGAAGAAGCCGAGGACGAGGATCAGCGGCACGATCGTGTAGAAGATCTCGATCGGCATGTTGTAGCGCATCTGCAAGGGCAGGCCGGTCTGGCCCTTGCGACGGCGGTACACGACCGCGGCCCAGATGGTGAGGCCCCACGTGAGGACGCCCACCGCGAGGAGGACGATCCAGGCGGTGACCCAGAGGCCGATGACCGAGTCGACGTGGTTGGTCGTGCCCGGCTCCGTCGGCAGGAAGCCCTGGAGCTGCTGCTGCGTGCACCCCGCGAGGAGTATCGAGATGCCCAGGGCGACGGGGATCGTCAGCCAACGTTGACGGCGAGTGAAGCGCACGTGCAGACCCTTCGGAGAACCGGATGTGACGGGTTCCACACTACGCGACAGGGAGCCGCCCGAAGGACGACTCCCTGCTCGGGCCCCGTGTTTCCGGGCCCAGATCCGCTTACCGTTCGGTGTGTCAGTGGAACGAGTCACCGCACGCGCACGAACCGCCCGCGTTCGGGTTGTCGATGGTGAATCCCTGCTTCTGGATGGTGTCCTCGAAGTCGATGGTGGCGCCGTCGAGGTACGGGACGCTCATCTTGTCGACGATGACCTCGACGCCGTCGAAGTCGACCGTGGCGTCGCCGTCGAGCTCGCGCTCGTCGAAGTACAGCTGGTAGATGAGGCCGGAGCAACCGCCGGGCTGGACGGCGACGCGGAGGCGGAGGTCCTCGCGGCCCTCCTGCTGGAGCAGGCTCTTGACCTTGCTCGCCGCGGTCTCCGTGAGTCCGACGCGGTGGGCCGCCTGCGCGGTCTCGGTCAGCGTGGTGTCGGTCATGAGCACTCCTCGGGTGGTGGGATCTGCGGTCGGACGACTCCGGTGGAGTCTACGTCGTGCAACCGCGGGAGTCACCCGGGTGTTCCCGGCCACCGGCCCGATCCGCCAGGCGCTCATGGACCGGGGCGCGAACGTCAGCTGCGGCGGGCGATCCGCGACAGGAGGACGGCCTCGCTGAGGATCGCGCGCTGCAGCACGCCGAGGTGCTGCGACTCGTTCGGGCTGTGGGCGCGCGTGTCCGGGTCCTCGACGCCGGTGACCAGGATCTGCGCCGAGGGGAAGGCCTCGACGAGGTCGGCGATGAACGGGATGGATCCGCCGATGCCGGCCTGCACGGGTGCGCGCCCCCATCCGGCGGTCATGGCGGCCGTGGCCTCGGCCATCGCCCAGCCGGTCGTGTCGACGAGGAACGGGTCGCCCTGGTCGACGTCGCTGATCTCGACGTGCGCGCCGAAGGGGCGGTTCCCCTGGATGTGCGCCTCGAGGGCGCGGTACGCGTCCGCGGCCGTCTGCCCGGGGGCGATGCGCGCGCTGATGCGGACGGACACCTCAGGGAGGAGCGTGTTGCTCGCGTTGGCGACCGAGGGGGCGTCGATCCCCGTCACCGTGATGGACGGCTGCGCCCACAGGCGCGTGAGGATCGGGCCGGTGCCCACCGCGGAGACGCCGTGCAGGAGCGCGGCCTCCTCGGCGAGACGCGCGTCGTCGTAGGCGGGCGTGTCCATCTCCGTGGAGGCGAGGCCCGCGACCGCGACGGAGCCGCGCTCGTCCCAGAGCGAGTCGAGGAGGCGGACGGCCGCCATCATCGCGTCGGGGACGGCGCCGCCGAACATGCCGGAGTGCGACGCGTGGTCGATCGTGCGCACCGTGAGGCGGAAGGTGACGTTGCCGCGGAGGGCGATGGTGATGGAGGGGGTGTCGACGTCCCAGTTGTCGCTGTCGGCGACGACGATGACGTCGGCCGCGAGGGCGTCGTGGTGCGTGGCGAGGAAGTCGGAGAAGGATCGGGATCCGGCCTCCTCCTCGCCCTCGATGAAGACGGCGAGGCCGAGGTCGAGGTCGTCGCCCTCCGCCTCGACGAGCGCGCGGATGGCCGCGACGTGCGTCATGATGCCGGCCTTGTCGTCCGAGGCGCCGCGGCCGTGCAGGCGATCGCCGCGCAGGGTGGGCTCGAAGGGCGGCGTCTCCCAGTGCTCGTCCGCTCCGGGGGGCTGCACGTCGTGGTGCGCGTAGAGGAGCACCGTGGGCTTGCCGTTGCGCGGAGCGCGCGTGGCGAGGACCGCCGGCTGCCCGTCATCGCCCGACGGCGTCGTGGCGCGGTGGACGGAGACGTCGTCGAAGACGCCGAGCCCCGCGAGGAGGCCCGCGACGGCGTCCGCGCTGGCGACGACGTGGGTGGGATCGAAGGCGGGCCAGGACACGGAAGGGATGCGCACGAGCGCCGAGAGGTCGGCGATCGTGGTGGGGAGCCCTCCCGCGACGGCGGCGGCGAGCCGGTCGACGGCCTCCTGGTCCGGTGCGGTCACGGCGTCTGCGGAGGTGTCGGGAGGCGTCATGCAGGTAATCTTAGATTCACTCCAGGCAAGGACGAGAGACGTGGCGAAGCAGCAGACCCCCGCAGAGACCCCCTCCGAGACGAGCGTCCCGGCGTCCGTCGACGGCCGCACGGCCGACGGGAAGAAGGGCCCCACCCCGACCCGTCGGGAGCGCGAGGCCGCGAACCTCCGGCCGCTCGTGCCCCAGGACCGCAAGCTGGCGGCCCAGCAGGCCAAGGAGAAGGCCCGCGAGGCGCGCGCCCGGGCGAACGCCGGCATGGCCGCGGGCGACGAGCGCTACCTGCCCGTCCGCGACAAGGGCCCGCAGAAGCGGTACGCCCGCGACGTGGTGGACGCCCGGTGGAGCGTGGGGGAGTTCCTGCTGCCCGTCATGGGCGTCGTGGTGGTGCTGGCCTTCGTCGTGCCGAGCCTCTCGGCAATCCCGCTGCTGTCGATCTACGTGTTCGTCATCGCCGCGATCGTCGACGCGTACTTCACCGGCCGCCGCGTCCGGGCCGCCATCGTCGCCCGTGTCGGCGCCGACCGCGTCGAGCGCGGCATCCGCTGGTACACCGGCATGCGGACCATCCAGATGCGGCCGATGCGCCTGCCGAAGCCGCAGGTGAAGCGGCACGAGAAGGTCACCTTCCGCTGATCCGTCGGCTGCCCGCCCTGGTCGGGTGCGCGGACGCCGCTGCATCCGGTCGTCCGGGGAACACGGGTCAGCGCGGGCGACGGAGCCGCGCGAGGCCGGTGTTGACCGACCGGGCCCAGAGCGGGCCGCGGTAGAGGAACGCCGTGTAGCCCTGCACGAGGGTCGCTCCCGCGTCGAGCCGCGCCTGCACGTCCGCGGCCGTGTCGACGCCGCCGACCGAGATCACGCACGCGTCGGCCGGCAGGACGCGGCGGAGGATGCGGAGGACCTCGAGCGCGCGCGGTGCCAGCGGCGCCCCGGAGAGCCCGCCCGCACCGGCCGCCTCCACCACCGCGGCGTCCGTGCGGAGGTCCGCGCGGGACAGCGTGGTGTTCGTCGCGATGACGCCCGCGAGCCCCAGCTCCGTCGCGAGCTCGGCGATGCGGTGCACCTCCACGTCCTGCAGGTCCGGCGCGATCTTGACGAGGACGGGCACCCCGTCCGCCGCGTCGCGGATGCTCGTGAGCAGCGGCCGGAGCAGCTCGATCTCCTGCAGGCCGCGCAGCCCCGGGGTGTTCGGCGAGCTGACGTTGACCGCGAGGTAGTCGGCGACGGGGGCGACCAGGCGCGTCGTCGTCACGTAGTCCGCCACGGCATCCTCGACAGCCACCACCCGGGTCTTGCCGATGTTGACGCCGATGACCGGCCGGTCACGCCGGGCCCGCACACGGCGGAGCCGGTCCGCGAGGGCCGCCGCTCCCCCGTTGTTGAACCCCATGCGGTTGATGACGGCGCGGTCCTCGATGAGCCGGAACAGCCGCGGCCGCGGGTTGCCGGGCTGCGCCTCCGCGGTGACCGTGCCGACCTCGACGTGACCGAAGCCGAGCTGGCCGAGCCCGAGCACGGCCTGCGCATCTTTGTCGAAGCCCGCGGCGACGCCGAACGGGGAGGGGAAGCGGAGGCCGAGCGCGTCGACCGCGAGCGACGGATCCGGTGCGGTCAGCCGCCGGGCGATCCAGCCGAGGCCGGACGACGGGAGGAGGGCGATGGCCGTGGACGCGAGGTGGTGGGCGTCCTCCGGGTCCATGCGCGACAGGACCGTGCGGAAGAGGAGGGGATACATCGGCACCAGGCTAGCGCCTGCGCGGGCACCCGCCGGCTGCCGCGACCCGCGTCGCGCCAGGGATCAGAGCGCGTCGGCGTCCGGGGTGGCGGCGTGCGCGACGCGGAGCTGCGCGATGGCGGACTCGAAGTCGTCGAGCGAGTCGAAGCCCTGGTAGACGCTGGCGAAGCGGAGGTACGCGACCTCGTCGAGCTCGCGGAGCGGCGGCAGGATCGACAGGCCGATGTCGTTCGCCTCGATCTGCGACGCGCCGGTGGCCCGGATCGCCTCCTCCACGCGCTGCGCCAGCACCGCGAGATCGGTGTCCGTGACGGGACGACCCTGGCACGCCTTGCGGACGCCGGTGACGATCTTCTCCCGGCTGAACGGCTCGACCACGCCGTTCCGCTTGATCACGCTGAGGCTCGCGGTCTCCGTCGTGCTGAAGCGGCGACCGCACTCGGGGCACTGCCGACGCCGGCGGATCGACAGCCCGTCGTCGCTCGTGCGGGAGTCGACGACGCGGGAGTCGGGGTGGCGGCAGAAGGGGCAGAACATGGTGTGGCCAGGATACGTCAGCGCGTGAGGCGCGCGGTCACCGCGTCGCCGTGCGCGGGGAGGTCCTCGGCCCGGCTGAGCGCGACGATCATCGGCTCGGCCTCGCGCAGCGCGTCGGCGTCGTAGCGCACCACCTGCTGCGGCCGGAGGAACGTGTACGCGCCGAGGCCCGAGCCGAACCGCGCCTGGCCGCCCGTGGGGAGGACGTGGTTGGACCCCGCGAGGTAGTCGCCGAGGCTCACCGGCGAGTGCGGGCCGAGGAAGATCGCGCCGGCGCTCTGCAGGTGCGCGAGGAGCGCGTCGGGGTCGGCGGTCTGCACGGACAGGTGCTCGGGGCCGTAGGCGTCGCTGTAGCGGGCGGCCGTCGCGAGGTCGTCGACGACGAGGATGGCCGACTGCGGGCCGGTGAGCGCCTGGCCGACGCGGGCCGCGTGGCCGGTGGACGCGGCCAGGGCCTCGACCTCGGCGTCGACCGCGCGAGCGAGCTCCGGCGAGTCGGTGACGAGGACGGATGCCGCCATCTCGTCGTGCTCCGCCTGGCTGACGAGGTCGGCGGCGACGAGGCGGGCGTCGGCGTGCGCGTCGGCGATGACGAGGATCTCCGTCGTGCCGGCCTCGGAGTCGATCCCCGTGACGCCGCGGACGACGCGCTTGGCCGCCGCGACGTAGATGTTGCCGGGTCCCGTGACGACGTCGACGGGCTCCAGGCCGAGATCCGGCACGCCGTGCGCGAAGGCGCCGATGGCGCCGGCGCCGCCCATCGCGTAGACCTCGTCGACGCCGAGGAGGCCGGCAGCGCCGAGGATGACCGGGTGCACCGATCCCCCGTGCGCGGCCTGCGCGGGAGAGGCGAGCGCGATGCTCGCGACGCCGGCGACCTGCGCGGCGACGACGTTCATCACGACGCTCGACGGGTAGACGGCCTTGCCGCCGGGCACGTAGAGGCCGACGCGGCGCACGGGCTGCCAGCGCTGGACGATGGTGCCGCCGGGCACGACCGTGGTCGTGGTCTCCGGCGGGACCTGCGCCGCCGAGCCGAGGCGCACGCGGCGGATGGCCTCCTCGAGCGCCGCGCGGACGGCGGGGTCGAGCCCGTCGACGGCGGCGGCGATGGCCGCGGAGGGCACGCGCAGCGTCTCCGGTCGCACGCGGTCGAGCCGCTCCGCCTGGTCGAGCAGGGCCGCGCTCCCCCGGGTGCGCACATCCTCGACGAGCTCGCGGGCCACGTCGAGCGCGACGGCGACGTCGGTGACGGGACGCGGGAGGAGGGCGAGCAGATCGGCGGTGCTGGGCGTGGTGCCGCGGAGGTCCTGGATGCGCATCATGACTCCGGAAGTCTACCGAGCGGGCGTCCGGCGGATCCGGCGGCTAGCGTCTCCAGGCATGGACGCGCACCCCGCCACCACGCTCGCCGAGGCCCCGGGCCAGGCCGCATTCCGCGCCGCGTTCCGGCGCCACGCCGCGGGCGTCGCGGTCGTCACGACCCGCGATGCCCAGGGCTCCCCCGTCGGCTTCACGGCGACGTCGCTCGCCTCCGTCTCCGCGGATCCGCCGCTCGCCAGCTTCAGCCTGGCGCGCACGGCGTCGAGCGCCGCCGCCCTCGCCGTGGCCGACCACGTCGCGATCCACGTGCTCGGCGCGCGCGACCGGCACCTCGCCGAGCGCCTCAGCGGCCCGGCGCCCGAGCGCTTCGCGGGCGACCACTGGTCCTCCGGCCCGCACGGCCTGCCGGTGCTCGCGGGCGGGACCGCGCTCCTCGTCGCGCGCATCGTCGAGCGGGTCCAGGTGCACGACGCGATCGTCGTGATCGTGCGGGTCGAGGACGGCGGACCCGGAGTGGACGACGAGCCGCTCGTCTACCACGCGCGCCGCTACCTGCGGCCGGGCGCGGAGGCCTGAGCGCCGGGCCGCCGCACGCCGACGCCGACACCCGGGGAACCGACCCGGCGGATCAGCCCAGGCAGTTCGGCCCGAGCAGCGACTTCAGCTCGCCGTAGAGGTCCGCGCTCACGGTGACCGGGAACGGGATCTCGAACACGCGCCCCGTGTCGCCCTTCACGAGCTGGAGCCGCACCTCGGTGTCGCCCGAGTGGCGGATGAGCACGTCGTTGAGGCCCATGACGGTCTCCGTCGTCGCGCGGTTCTCCGCGAGGCTGATGAGCAGCGGCCCCGAGCCGAGGCTCTGCCCGAGGTCGGGCTGGAACATCGAGAAGGCGTGGATGTTCATGCCGTCGTCGCGGGTGGACACGCGGCCGCGGATCACCACGACGGTGTCGCTCTGCAGGGCCGGCGCGAACTCCTGGTACGCCTTGCCCATGAACATGCAGGTGATCTCGCCGCCGAAGTCCTCGAGCTGCACCATGCCGTACTGGTTGCCCGAGTTCCGCGCCGTGCGGTGCTGCACACTCGTGAGGAGCCCCGCGAGCGTCACGGTCTCGCCGTCCATCGACGCGTCGGTCGCCAGCAGCTCGGCGATGCCCGTCGAGGCGAGCTTCGCCAGCGGGATCTCGAGGCCGGCCAGCGGGTGGTCGGACACGTAGAGGCCGAGCATCTCCCGCTCGAACGCGAGCTTGTCGCGCTTCGCCCACTCCGGCCGCTCGGGTACCTTGCGCGCGTGCTGCGGCTCGTCCCAGAGGCTGTCGAAGTCGAAGCCGACCTGGCCGTTCATCGCCGCGCGCTTGTCGCTGACGGAGGCGTCGATCATGCCCTCGTGCACCTCGAGGAGCGCCC
Proteins encoded in this window:
- a CDS encoding flavin reductase family protein; its protein translation is MDAHPATTLAEAPGQAAFRAAFRRHAAGVAVVTTRDAQGSPVGFTATSLASVSADPPLASFSLARTASSAAALAVADHVAIHVLGARDRHLAERLSGPAPERFAGDHWSSGPHGLPVLAGGTALLVARIVERVQVHDAIVVIVRVEDGGPGVDDEPLVYHARRYLRPGAEA